In the genome of Selenomonadales bacterium, the window GCAGCGACCTGATCGTCGGCAAACCGACGACGAAAGCCACCCCGCCCAAATGGCAGGCGAAGCTGAAGGATGTGCCCGAGGTCGGTATCCTGCACAGCCCGAATATCGAGACGATCTTGAGTCTCAAGCCCGATCTGGTCATCGGTGTCAACGTACCGTTTCACCACACGCTGATCAAGACGATGGAAGGCGCAGGCATCCCGATGGTGCTCCGTTCGCTCGAATCGTATGAGCATGTTTTGGAATCGCTCGAGTTCTTCGGTGATATCGCAGGCACGCCTGATGTAGCGGCGGCGAAAAAAGCCGAAGTAGAAGCACAGTACAAGGCAGTCAGAGAAAAATACAGCGGTCAGAAACCGCCGAAAACACTCATCATCTGGGGATCGCCCGACAGCTTCCAGATGGCATCGAAAAAAAGCTTCGTCGGTGACCTCCTCGAGCGTCTCGGCGGCAACAATATCGCCGATCATGCGACAGGCGCAGTCGGTCAGGTCGGATTCCTGCCGTTCGGCATGGAGTTCGTAGCGAAGGAAGATCCCGAGGTCATCTGCCTCGTATCGCACAGCAACGATCCTGCAGTACGCGACAAGTTCCTCTCGCAGATGAACTCGCAGGCGATCTGGAGCGGCATCAAGGCAGTCAAGACGGGCCGCGTATACGTGCTCCCGTATGAGCTGTTCGCCGTCAACCCGGGTACACAGACGGCTGAGGCGATAGACGTGCTGGCGAAGATCGTATTTGAGGAGAAAGCCAAATGATAGCACCGACAGTTAATATGGACAAAAGACGAAGCGGCATATTCCTCTTGGGCGTGATCGCCCTTGCGGCAACGCTCCTCGGCGGACTGATGTTCGGCTCGGCTGAGTTCAGCTTATCGCAGGTACGCGACAGCTTCGTGATCGGAGAAGGCTCTGATGCACATCAGATCCTCCACTATATCCGCACGCCGCGCGTTATCACAGCGGCACTCGCAGGTCTTAACCTTGCTCTCGCAGGATGCATTCTGCAGGGCGTACTCAAAAATCCGCTTGCCGATCCCGGTATCATCGGTGTATCGGCAGGCGCGGGTCTGGCGGCAATGGCCGTCATGATCCTTGCCCCCGAGCAGACAG includes:
- a CDS encoding ABC transporter substrate-binding protein; translated protein: MSSMMKMVIAVLAVCAVIGIFFWQGGGSDKDAAVSGTRQVTDSMGRTVTIPSEVKRVVLLNASSMEIFCEAGGSDLIVGKPTTKATPPKWQAKLKDVPEVGILHSPNIETILSLKPDLVIGVNVPFHHTLIKTMEGAGIPMVLRSLESYEHVLESLEFFGDIAGTPDVAAAKKAEVEAQYKAVREKYSGQKPPKTLIIWGSPDSFQMASKKSFVGDLLERLGGNNIADHATGAVGQVGFLPFGMEFVAKEDPEVICLVSHSNDPAVRDKFLSQMNSQAIWSGIKAVKTGRVYVLPYELFAVNPGTQTAEAIDVLAKIVFEEKAK